One window of the Mytilus galloprovincialis chromosome 14, xbMytGall1.hap1.1, whole genome shotgun sequence genome contains the following:
- the LOC143059584 gene encoding low-density lipoprotein receptor-related protein 6-like: protein MECLSELVVFACLICQGLQNKLIYSTENTIKEIDLRSGDVSVLLQNLRSNIYSLDCDYKNGYIYFPRHNLNVISRFRYPSDKSYKEEDVTTAEQPISLVIDPVYEHVYWTERYTGKICRCNFNRLNKACILKEDRLYAITLDHRNRWLYYSTFGTTRKIRKARLNGSENQTVIKSVEVTGLGIDTNGWRLYYMIHDKGELKSSSLNGTNIIDVFSTNKTQTSIGIYVYDSNIYCTNGTQLLKVTSSQAATAYVMHTDTAQTLGVLLYDEMGRFKPNSI, encoded by the exons ATGGAATGCCTGTCTGAATTAGTTGTTTTTGCATGCTTGATTTGTCAAG GTCTTCAAAATAAGCTGATATATTCGACTGAAAATACAATTAAGGAAATTGACCTGCGTTCAGGGGACGTATCAGTTCTCTTGCAAAATTTAAGGAGTAATATATATTCTTTAGATTGTGATTATAAAAATGGATATATTTATTTTCCAAGACATAATTTAAACGTCATATCAAG ATTCCGTTATCCATCCGACAAATCTTACAAAGAAGAAGATGTGACAACTGCAGAGCAACCAATTTCACTAGTGATTGATCCAGTATACGAACATGTATATTGGACAGAACGATACACAGGAAAGATTTGCAGATGCAATTTTAATAGGCTTAATAAAGCATGTATACTGAAAGAAGACAGACTATATGCTATAACACTAGACCATCGAAACAG aTGGCTGTATTACAGTACATTTGGAACGACAAGAAAGATTAGAaaagcaagattaaatggttccGAAAATCAGACAGTTATAAAGTCAGTCGAAGTAACAGGTTTGGGTATAG ATACCAATGGATGGCGACTTTACTATATGATACATGACAAAGGCGAACTAAAATCGTCATCTCTAAATGGAACCAATATCATTGACGTATTTAGTACGAACAAAACACAAACAAGCATAGGCATATATGTATATGATAGCAACATCTACTGTACCAATGGTACCCAGCTACTGAAGGTCACATCATCACAAGCAGCAACAGCCTATGTTATGCATACAGATACAGCACAAACTCTAGGTGTTCTTTTGTATGACGAAATGGGTAGGTTTAAACCTAATTCTATTTGA